In Candidatus Desulfofervidus auxilii, one genomic interval encodes:
- the xrtD gene encoding VPLPA-CTERM-specific exosortase XrtD gives MKLISFAKKNVVNLIIIAVYVILLTSLYYSTFSWMIYRWYSSSDYNYCFLIPLLVIYLIWEKRKELSYTPSYPSSYGFLPLICGIILFSLGELAGEYYTLYISFWLVIVGLIWIHLGWKKMKIISFALIMILTMFPIPDFLYNNISARLQLISSKLGVVMMQIFGISVYREGNIINLGFTKLQVVEACSGLRYVIPLMVLGLICTYFLKGKLWKKIFIFFSTIPIAILANGFRIGITGILSEIYGPKVAESFFHGFSGWFIFMFGLGILLLEMRLLGKWKTNRVKGYRSRENIFLQEKKKKSWNYHFLGAVTLLGITLTIFQGVEFREKIPSLKPLSQFPLQIGQWEGTPKTMEQKFIDALDLSDYVIIDFLDKQKRLINFYVAYYESQRKGKSIHSPATCLPGSGWFFRKAGAIIIPVPAHGGSIRVNRALMEKIGQKQLCYYWFSQRGRILTNAYQLKIFVFWDALTKHRTEGALVRVISPVYKGEDIKDVDKRLQDFIKEVFPILEEFIPGKKLS, from the coding sequence GTTTTTTAATTCCATTATTAGTCATTTATCTTATATGGGAAAAGCGAAAGGAGCTCAGTTATACACCTTCATATCCTTCTAGCTACGGTTTTTTACCACTTATATGCGGGATCATTCTTTTCTCTCTGGGAGAACTAGCAGGAGAATATTACACTCTCTATATATCTTTTTGGTTGGTAATTGTTGGTCTCATTTGGATTCATTTAGGATGGAAGAAAATGAAAATTATCTCTTTTGCTCTAATTATGATTTTAACAATGTTTCCTATTCCTGATTTTTTATATAACAATATTTCTGCTAGATTGCAACTCATTTCTTCTAAATTGGGAGTGGTCATGATGCAGATTTTTGGTATTTCCGTTTACAGAGAGGGAAATATAATTAACTTGGGATTTACTAAGCTTCAAGTTGTAGAGGCCTGTAGCGGGCTTAGATATGTCATTCCCTTAATGGTATTGGGGTTAATTTGTACTTATTTTTTAAAAGGAAAATTGTGGAAAAAAATATTTATATTTTTCTCTACAATTCCTATTGCCATTTTGGCTAATGGTTTTCGAATTGGTATTACTGGAATTTTGTCAGAAATATACGGCCCAAAAGTAGCAGAGAGTTTTTTTCATGGTTTTTCTGGATGGTTTATTTTTATGTTTGGTCTGGGAATTCTCTTATTAGAAATGCGACTATTGGGAAAATGGAAAACAAATAGAGTAAAAGGCTATAGGTCGAGAGAAAATATTTTTTTGCAAGAAAAAAAGAAAAAATCTTGGAATTATCATTTCTTAGGAGCAGTTACGCTTTTGGGAATAACCTTGACAATTTTTCAAGGTGTTGAATTTCGAGAAAAGATCCCATCCCTAAAACCACTATCTCAGTTTCCTTTACAGATAGGGCAATGGGAAGGAACTCCTAAAACAATGGAACAAAAGTTCATTGATGCATTGGATTTAAGTGATTATGTCATAATCGATTTTTTAGATAAACAGAAAAGGCTGATTAATTTTTATGTTGCCTATTATGAAAGTCAAAGAAAAGGGAAATCAATTCATTCGCCGGCCACTTGCCTGCCTGGAAGTGGCTGGTTCTTTAGAAAAGCAGGTGCTATAATTATTCCAGTCCCGGCGCATGGTGGCTCAATACGGGTTAATCGAGCCTTAATGGAAAAAATAGGGCAAAAGCAGCTTTGCTATTATTGGTTTTCCCAGAGGGGAAGGATTCTTACAAATGCCTATCAGCTTAAAATTTTTGTCTTTTGGGATGCACTAACCAAGCATCGCACTGAGGGGGCATTAGTGAGGGTAATAAGCCCTGTATATAAAGGTGAAGATATTAAAGATGTAGATAAAAGACTTCAGGATTTTATCAAGGAAGTCTTTCCTATCCTCGAAGAATTTATTCCAGGAAAGAAGTTGAGCTGA
- a CDS encoding right-handed parallel beta-helix repeat-containing protein, whose translation MAKNRLILSCLAISLFVLLSLTNVSLPAYATTYYVDATNGNDFNDGLSPETAWKTIGKVNSMDFKPGDTILFKRGEIWREQLIIPSSGEEGNPITFGAYGEGEKPIISAAEVAEGWTDPPNESNDEYSIYVGNPPEDADGLVRILIKDGEILEKVSSSQRFNLKDDQWTHYQGRIYYKPPVGHHPSEYKIEYGWRNAALRIENKSWINIENLRFEGSNAFDDNAIPSSLVHVEDSAHVNLDNCVSFYSSLKGITFKASSNSNITNSEVAWARAHGIGCSKNCSHIKISNCKVHDIGNLPWDNASWVDREGIAIGGNYGNSYITVEWCDVYNVGNDIADCNSCGLFFYGCDHCIAKYNKIHDNAKVGIMIADGGPQQYNLGQDTEIYYNLIYNNGWKSQSDDGSFGGLIVYIHNYQALDNLKIYNNTIVGNSQNSTNDTKNGGLVIRQIYDVTNDAPIYIKNNIIANNEGYELRVSIAGSLPNLVLDYNDYFCSSGVLIKWDSNTYTIAQFSTYQNKKNQDANSIAQTPLFIDAPNGNFHLQFNSLCINKGTDVGLTEDMEGNPVDYAPDIGAYEYSELNHTEIHVYSQSSSNPTPEILANGSDSPITLRQADTLTLTVSLKNNGVIDNADWWLVKETPFGLYFFTFEGWTTDWVPGYQGPLFNLDSFEVLNMPISGLPAGTYTFYFCIDTNMDNNITWDSLYCDSIVVNVTE comes from the coding sequence GTGGCCAAAAACAGGCTTATTCTCTCATGCCTGGCCATTTCTCTATTTGTTTTGCTAAGCTTAACTAATGTTTCTCTTCCAGCTTATGCAACCACTTATTATGTAGATGCTACCAATGGGAATGATTTTAACGATGGGCTTTCTCCTGAAACTGCCTGGAAAACCATAGGCAAGGTTAACAGTATGGATTTTAAACCAGGAGATACTATCCTATTTAAGAGGGGAGAGATCTGGCGTGAGCAACTCATTATTCCTTCTTCTGGCGAAGAGGGAAATCCCATCACTTTTGGGGCTTATGGAGAAGGGGAAAAGCCAATTATATCAGCAGCAGAGGTAGCTGAGGGTTGGACAGATCCACCGAATGAATCTAACGATGAATATTCTATATATGTTGGAAATCCTCCTGAGGATGCTGATGGTCTTGTGCGAATCTTAATTAAAGATGGTGAAATTCTTGAGAAAGTGTCATCTTCTCAGCGTTTCAATTTAAAAGATGACCAATGGACTCATTATCAAGGGAGAATATATTATAAGCCACCAGTAGGTCATCATCCCAGTGAATATAAAATTGAATATGGATGGAGGAATGCTGCACTTAGGATAGAAAATAAATCATGGATAAATATAGAAAATCTCAGGTTTGAAGGTTCAAATGCGTTTGATGACAATGCAATTCCTTCAAGTTTAGTTCACGTTGAAGATTCAGCACATGTAAATCTAGATAATTGTGTATCTTTCTACTCTAGTCTTAAAGGAATAACTTTTAAGGCATCAAGTAATTCTAATATAACTAATTCAGAAGTTGCTTGGGCAAGAGCTCATGGGATAGGGTGTAGTAAAAACTGTTCCCATATAAAAATTTCAAACTGTAAGGTTCATGATATAGGAAATCTTCCATGGGATAATGCATCATGGGTAGATAGAGAGGGAATTGCTATAGGTGGTAATTATGGAAATTCGTATATTACTGTAGAATGGTGTGATGTTTATAATGTAGGAAACGATATAGCAGATTGTAATAGTTGTGGTCTATTCTTCTATGGTTGTGACCACTGTATAGCAAAATATAATAAAATTCATGATAATGCTAAAGTAGGAATAATGATTGCTGATGGAGGACCACAACAGTATAATTTAGGACAAGATACAGAAATTTATTATAATCTTATTTACAACAATGGCTGGAAATCTCAAAGTGATGATGGTTCTTTTGGAGGATTAATTGTTTATATTCATAACTATCAAGCACTAGATAATCTCAAAATATATAATAATACTATTGTTGGTAATTCTCAAAATTCAACGAATGATACAAAGAATGGAGGATTAGTTATTAGGCAAATATATGATGTTACTAATGATGCTCCTATTTATATCAAGAATAATATTATAGCAAATAATGAAGGTTATGAATTACGTGTTTCTATTGCAGGTTCTCTTCCTAATTTAGTTTTAGATTATAATGATTATTTTTGTTCAAGTGGAGTGCTAATTAAATGGGACAGTAATACTTATACAATTGCTCAATTTTCAACTTATCAAAATAAAAAAAATCAAGATGCAAACTCTATAGCCCAGACTCCATTATTTATTGATGCCCCAAATGGGAATTTCCATCTCCAATTTAACTCACTTTGCATTAACAAAGGAACAGATGTTGGCCTGACTGAAGACATGGAGGGAAATCCTGTGGACTACGCTCCTGATATCGGAGCTTATGAATATTCAGAATTAAATCATACCGAGATTCATGTATATTCGCAATCCTCTTCCAACCCTACCCCTGAAATATTAGCGAATGGTTCAGATAGCCCAATTACGTTGAGGCAAGCAGACACATTAACTCTTACTGTATCCCTAAAGAATAATGGGGTAATAGACAATGCCGACTGGTGGCTGGTAAAAGAAACCCCATTTGGTCTTTACTTTTTTACATTTGAAGGCTGGACAACTGATTGGGTGCCAGGATATCAAGGTCCTTTATTTAATTTGGATTCATTTGAGGTGTTAAACATGCCTATTTCAGGACTTCCGGCAGGAACATACACATTTTACTTTTGTATTGATACTAATATGGATAATAATATTACTTGGGATAGCCTATATTGTGATAGTATAGTAGTCAATGTTACAGAGTAA
- a CDS encoding sigma-54-dependent transcriptional regulator: MARFLIAAEELALKNLLNNTLGRGNILEFCPDEPSILERLKSINYDLIVIDMELKNGDGMKLLESTKSMAPTTPIIVIGHNRTERVVETIKKGAYDFIAKPASGEKIKNTIEKALENQSLKYEIDYLRRQQDVIYDLNRIIAKSPSMKRIISIIRKVCKTNSTILMTGETGTGKSFLAGAIHFNSHRKKGPFVEINCANIPETLLESELFGHEKGTFTGATKTRIGRFEQANKGTVLLDEIGDLPFALQAKLLRFLEERVFERLGGNKTIYSDVRVIATTNKSLEEEIQKGRFREDLYYRINVINLHLPPLKERIEDIEGLALYFLKKHSRNIKKHVEGFHPEVLEMFKHYHWPGNLRELSNVIERAVLLTEDKIIQKDSIKLGKDNYTELPKSISSSQSLLDIERKTIIDALDKSMWIQKLAAKRLGISRRVLNYKIKKLGIKHPRWRKNV; this comes from the coding sequence ATGGCTAGATTTTTAATTGCTGCGGAGGAGTTGGCTTTAAAAAATTTATTAAACAATACCTTAGGAAGAGGAAATATTCTTGAATTTTGTCCTGACGAACCTAGCATACTGGAAAGACTAAAAAGTATAAATTATGACTTGATTGTTATAGATATGGAATTGAAAAATGGGGATGGGATGAAGTTATTAGAATCTACAAAATCTATGGCACCAACTACTCCTATAATTGTCATTGGTCACAATCGCACGGAACGGGTAGTAGAGACAATTAAAAAGGGTGCTTATGATTTTATAGCAAAACCTGCCTCTGGTGAAAAGATAAAAAATACCATTGAGAAAGCCTTAGAAAACCAAAGTCTTAAATATGAAATTGATTATTTAAGGCGGCAACAAGATGTTATCTATGACCTTAATAGAATCATTGCCAAAAGTCCTTCCATGAAGAGGATAATTAGTATTATAAGAAAGGTATGTAAAACAAATTCTACTATTTTGATGACCGGAGAAACTGGGACAGGAAAGAGTTTTCTGGCCGGAGCAATTCATTTTAATAGTCATCGCAAAAAAGGTCCATTTGTGGAAATCAATTGTGCTAATATTCCTGAAACCTTATTAGAGAGTGAATTGTTTGGACATGAAAAAGGGACATTTACAGGGGCTACAAAAACTAGGATAGGCAGGTTTGAGCAAGCAAATAAAGGAACTGTCCTTTTAGATGAAATAGGAGACCTACCTTTTGCCTTACAAGCAAAGCTACTCCGCTTTTTAGAAGAAAGGGTTTTTGAAAGACTAGGAGGGAATAAAACTATTTATTCTGATGTTCGGGTTATAGCCACTACAAATAAGAGCCTGGAAGAAGAAATTCAAAAAGGAAGGTTTAGAGAAGACCTTTATTACCGGATTAATGTAATAAATCTCCATTTACCTCCTTTGAAGGAACGAATAGAAGACATAGAAGGTTTGGCCCTGTATTTTTTAAAAAAACACTCCCGAAATATAAAAAAACATGTTGAAGGATTTCACCCAGAGGTATTGGAGATGTTTAAGCATTATCATTGGCCAGGTAACCTTCGCGAGCTTTCCAATGTTATAGAGAGGGCTGTCTTACTTACTGAAGACAAAATAATTCAAAAAGACAGTATAAAATTGGGGAAGGATAACTATACTGAGCTTCCTAAAAGTATATCTTCGTCTCAATCTTTATTGGATATAGAGAGAAAAACAATAATAGATGCACTAGATAAATCCATGTGGATTCAAAAGCTCGCTGCTAAGAGATTAGGTATATCCAGAAGGGTATTGAATTACAAAATCAAAAAACTAGGTATTAAGCATCCACGGTGGAGAAAAAATGTCTAA
- a CDS encoding DtxR family transcriptional regulator, with the protein MSKKAKLTESAEDFLEAIYLIGKTKKVVRVKDIAQHLDVKMASVVVGLKSLAEKGLVEHEHYGYVELTPPGEEIAKKTLYRHQLLFKFFREALGLPAKIADRDACRIEHYLSPEGLERILKFIEFMEKCPEGAPNWLTNFYYFLQYDQFPKICLEKTKSLISLEQLDTQAKGKVQKLGGQVELKQELLKKGIVPGVIVAIEEKIPEGIKIKINESVIFLMPEEAKEVFVIPL; encoded by the coding sequence ATGTCTAAAAAAGCTAAACTAACAGAAAGTGCTGAAGATTTTTTAGAAGCCATTTATCTTATAGGAAAGACTAAAAAGGTAGTCAGGGTAAAAGATATTGCTCAACACCTGGATGTTAAAATGGCCTCAGTAGTGGTAGGTTTAAAATCTCTGGCTGAAAAAGGATTGGTGGAGCATGAACATTACGGTTATGTTGAATTGACACCCCCAGGTGAAGAAATTGCTAAGAAGACCTTATATCGTCACCAATTGCTTTTTAAATTCTTCCGTGAGGCCTTGGGTTTACCTGCGAAAATAGCAGACAGAGACGCCTGTAGGATAGAACATTACTTGTCACCCGAAGGATTGGAACGAATTTTAAAATTTATTGAGTTTATGGAAAAATGTCCCGAAGGCGCACCTAACTGGCTGACCAATTTTTATTATTTTCTTCAATATGACCAATTTCCCAAAATATGTCTTGAGAAAACCAAATCCTTAATTTCTTTAGAACAACTTGATACTCAAGCTAAAGGTAAAGTCCAAAAGTTAGGTGGTCAGGTAGAATTAAAACAAGAGTTGTTGAAAAAGGGAATTGTACCTGGGGTTATAGTTGCTATTGAAGAAAAAATTCCTGAGGGAATAAAGATAAAGATTAATGAGTCCGTTATTTTTTTAATGCCTGAGGAAGCCAAAGAAGTATTTGTTATCCCTCTTTAG
- a CDS encoding ubiquinone/menaquinone biosynthesis methyltransferase, with amino-acid sequence MRIYSAWSLFLEEKCYHFQDHFYRFVVSKTEMTINYSNTDKTFVQQKFSSITRFYDFLNSLLSLGIDHYWRWQTVKYLNDVNGLVLDLCAGTLPLSKALVRYTKFKGKIVALDFCQPMLLYGKKRWQDNALFFVCGDALSLPLKDKKIDAIMVAFGVRNFSDRLAGLKEMFRALKTGGKVIILEFSHPYLSFFKKLYFAYLKYLLPRIGSVISRDKQAYKYLAHSIQVFYQPQEWMNLMQKAGFKHIKHKYLTGGIVSIYEGFKD; translated from the coding sequence GTGCGAATTTACTCTGCCTGGTCTTTATTTTTAGAAGAAAAGTGTTACCATTTTCAAGACCATTTTTACAGATTTGTGGTATCAAAAACAGAAATGACTATCAATTACTCTAATACTGATAAAACTTTTGTTCAGCAAAAATTCAGTAGTATTACCCGGTTTTATGATTTTTTAAACTCTTTGTTAAGTTTGGGTATAGACCATTACTGGCGGTGGCAGACTGTAAAATATCTAAATGATGTTAACGGTCTTGTCTTGGATTTATGTGCTGGCACTTTACCCTTGAGCAAAGCGTTGGTGAGGTATACCAAATTTAAAGGAAAAATTGTGGCCCTAGACTTCTGTCAGCCCATGCTTCTTTATGGGAAAAAGCGGTGGCAAGATAACGCACTTTTTTTTGTGTGTGGAGATGCCCTTTCCCTTCCCTTGAAAGATAAAAAGATTGATGCCATCATGGTTGCCTTTGGGGTGAGGAATTTTTCTGACCGCCTTGCTGGTTTAAAAGAAATGTTCAGGGCATTAAAGACAGGAGGAAAGGTGATAATTTTGGAATTTTCCCATCCATATTTATCATTTTTTAAGAAGCTGTATTTCGCTTACTTAAAATATTTATTGCCCAGAATCGGCAGTGTTATCAGTAGAGATAAACAAGCCTATAAATATCTAGCACATAGTATTCAAGTATTTTATCAACCACAAGAGTGGATGAATTTGATGCAAAAAGCAGGTTTTAAACACATTAAACATAAATATTTGACAGGAGGAATAGTCAGTATTTATGAGGGATTTAAAGATTAA
- the lnt gene encoding apolipoprotein N-acyltransferase, producing MLIFSFPPFAFYPLAWIAFLPLFEAIREISPSYAFRMGLFSGCVFFLGILYWTVHAMVCYGGVSSPLSLLALFLLVFYLALYFGIFSYFIKIFSIEFSPILIASLWVSLEYIRAHFLTGFPWELLGDSQYNWLSFIQVADIGGVYLLSFLVMWGNASFFQCLKERNKQSYFGLFILGICLGTILFYGQNRLSFWEKQCLISPKKINIGVIQGNIDQNQKWEPAFQATTVKIYEHLSRQAIKNHPELLIWPETALPFYFQEKSPWQEQVLTLARDLKTPILAGSPAYETRAEGIKYFNRAYLINEQGKITGYYDKVHLVPFGEYIPLRKWLPFLSAIAVTVGDFSSGKEIMPLSLTGHYSFGVLICFESIFPELSRELVQKQAHFLVNITNDAWFGRTSAPYQHLAMLVLRAVENRRAIARAANTGFSAFIEPTGKIIKQTKLFEQSYIIANLPLIENKTFYTNHGDILVFFCFCVIFILAIKTVKRGSKWRKLVKF from the coding sequence TTGCTAATTTTCAGTTTTCCTCCCTTTGCCTTCTATCCTTTAGCTTGGATAGCTTTTTTGCCACTTTTTGAAGCCATAAGAGAGATATCTCCTAGTTATGCTTTTAGAATGGGGCTTTTTAGTGGATGTGTGTTTTTTTTAGGCATCTTATACTGGACTGTTCATGCCATGGTTTGTTATGGTGGTGTTTCTTCGCCCTTGAGTTTGCTGGCCCTTTTTTTACTAGTATTTTATCTTGCCCTTTATTTTGGCATTTTTTCCTATTTTATTAAGATATTTTCTATAGAGTTTTCTCCCATACTTATAGCCAGTTTGTGGGTAAGTTTAGAATACATTAGGGCCCACTTTCTTACTGGTTTCCCTTGGGAACTTTTAGGGGATTCTCAATACAACTGGTTATCCTTCATTCAAGTGGCAGATATTGGTGGGGTGTATTTACTTTCTTTCTTGGTAATGTGGGGTAATGCTAGTTTTTTTCAATGTTTAAAAGAAAGAAATAAACAATCTTATTTTGGCCTTTTTATCTTGGGAATTTGTTTAGGAACAATCCTTTTTTATGGCCAAAATCGCCTCTCTTTCTGGGAAAAACAATGCCTTATTTCGCCTAAAAAAATTAACATTGGCGTCATCCAGGGCAATATAGACCAAAATCAGAAATGGGAGCCAGCATTTCAGGCAACTACGGTAAAAATTTATGAACACCTCAGCAGACAAGCCATCAAAAACCATCCTGAATTGCTTATCTGGCCAGAAACCGCCTTGCCTTTTTATTTCCAAGAAAAATCTCCGTGGCAAGAACAGGTATTGACCTTGGCCAGAGATTTAAAAACCCCTATTTTGGCAGGTAGTCCTGCTTATGAAACAAGAGCTGAGGGAATTAAATACTTCAATCGGGCTTATCTCATCAATGAACAGGGAAAAATCACAGGCTATTATGACAAAGTGCACCTTGTGCCCTTTGGAGAATATATCCCATTACGGAAATGGTTACCTTTTCTTTCAGCTATTGCAGTCACGGTGGGTGATTTCTCTTCAGGAAAGGAGATAATGCCGCTTTCCCTCACTGGCCATTATTCCTTCGGTGTGCTCATTTGTTTTGAGAGTATTTTTCCAGAATTAAGTAGGGAGTTAGTTCAAAAACAGGCTCATTTTTTGGTAAATATCACCAACGATGCCTGGTTTGGTCGCACTAGTGCTCCTTATCAGCACCTAGCTATGTTGGTATTGCGAGCAGTGGAAAATAGACGGGCCATTGCCAGGGCAGCTAATACCGGATTTAGCGCCTTTATTGAACCTACAGGTAAAATAATTAAACAAACTAAATTGTTTGAGCAATCTTATATTATAGCCAACTTACCTTTAATAGAGAATAAAACATTTTATACCAACCATGGGGATATATTGGTTTTTTTCTGTTTCTGTGTTATATTTATTTTAGCTATAAAAACTGTAAAAAGGGGGAGTAAATGGAGGAAATTAGTGAAATTCTGA
- the prfB gene encoding peptide chain release factor 2 — translation MPSFLNLRSIFDLPSKLSRLEEINKIIVNHKDWQQIEEIRPLLQEKSSIEETIQLWEEDKKALEDLNVLYELAKEEKDTQILKEISDEISQLETKIKKIKLQWLLNQPTDKLNAIVEIHAGAGGTDAQDWAEILLRMYLRWAENMGFKVKFLDTTRGDEAGIKSVVFLVEGHYAYGFLKGETGVHRLIRISPFDASGRRHTSFAAVSVYPQINESIQIKIKEKDLKIETFRSSGAGGQHVNKVETGVRITHIPTGIVVQCQDQRSQFRNKEAALMILKSRLYNLELQKREQKKKEIYVNQKEIAWGNQIRTYTLHPYKLVKDHRTQLEVPQIEEVLNGKIDNFIEAYLLHKK, via the coding sequence ATGCCCAGTTTCTTAAACTTGAGGAGTATCTTTGACCTCCCTTCCAAGTTATCTCGTTTAGAAGAAATAAACAAAATTATTGTTAACCATAAAGATTGGCAACAGATAGAAGAAATAAGGCCTTTATTACAAGAAAAAAGCAGTATTGAGGAAACAATCCAGCTTTGGGAAGAGGATAAAAAAGCCTTAGAGGATTTAAATGTGCTTTATGAATTGGCTAAAGAGGAAAAAGACACTCAAATTTTAAAGGAAATAAGTGATGAGATTTCTCAATTAGAAACAAAGATAAAAAAAATAAAATTGCAATGGCTTTTGAATCAACCTACGGATAAACTTAATGCCATAGTGGAAATCCATGCTGGAGCTGGAGGAACAGATGCTCAAGATTGGGCAGAAATCCTTTTACGTATGTATCTCCGCTGGGCAGAAAACATGGGATTTAAGGTAAAATTTTTAGATACCACTAGGGGGGATGAAGCAGGCATAAAAAGTGTAGTCTTTTTAGTAGAGGGTCATTATGCCTATGGTTTTTTAAAAGGTGAAACGGGAGTCCATCGGTTAATCCGGATTTCTCCCTTTGATGCCAGTGGAAGGAGACATACTTCCTTTGCTGCGGTCTCGGTTTATCCTCAGATAAATGAAAGTATCCAGATTAAAATAAAAGAAAAAGATTTAAAAATTGAGACCTTTCGCTCCAGTGGGGCAGGTGGTCAACATGTAAATAAAGTGGAAACAGGAGTGAGGATTACCCATATTCCCACAGGAATTGTGGTTCAATGTCAAGACCAACGATCACAATTTCGCAACAAGGAAGCAGCTTTAATGATTTTAAAATCCCGTCTGTATAATTTAGAACTCCAGAAAAGAGAACAGAAAAAAAAGGAAATATATGTTAATCAAAAAGAAATTGCTTGGGGAAATCAAATTAGAACATACACTTTACATCCTTATAAATTAGTTAAAGACCATCGGACTCAATTGGAAGTTCCCCAGATAGAGGAAGTTTTAAATGGAAAAATAGATAATTTTATTGAGGCCTATCTTTTACATAAAAAATAA
- a CDS encoding 3-isopropylmalate dehydrogenase, translating into MAKTYQIAVIPGDGTGPEVIREGVKVLEAVSVKHGFKLELEEFDFGGERYKRTGETLPDSALNELSKKDAIYLGAIGHPDVKPGILEKGILLKLRFALDQYINLRPVKLYEGVYTPLKDKGPADIDFVVIRENTEGLYTGAGGFLKKGTPDEIAIQESINTRKGVERCLRYAFEYCRKRNKKKELLLCGKTNVLTYAFDLWERTFHELAQEYTDIKIQYAHVDATCMWMVKNPEWFDVIVTDNMFGDIITDLGAIIQGGMGIAAGANINPEGVSMFEPIGGSAPKYAGKNMINPLAAICAGQMMLETLGEERAAADVEQAVMKALKKDIKSLSAGKMGMSTSEVGDLIAKYVSEI; encoded by the coding sequence ATGGCCAAGACTTACCAGATAGCGGTCATACCTGGCGATGGCACTGGTCCTGAGGTAATTCGTGAAGGAGTGAAGGTATTGGAGGCAGTTTCAGTCAAACACGGTTTTAAGTTAGAGTTAGAAGAGTTTGATTTTGGGGGTGAACGTTATAAAAGAACTGGAGAAACCTTACCAGATTCTGCCTTGAATGAGTTATCTAAAAAAGATGCTATTTATTTAGGGGCGATTGGCCACCCTGATGTAAAACCTGGAATATTAGAAAAGGGTATTTTGTTAAAGCTTCGTTTTGCTTTAGACCAATATATTAATCTTAGACCTGTTAAACTTTATGAGGGAGTTTATACCCCTTTAAAGGATAAAGGGCCTGCTGATATAGACTTTGTAGTGATTCGAGAAAACACTGAGGGTCTTTATACTGGAGCTGGCGGATTTCTTAAGAAGGGGACACCTGATGAAATAGCCATTCAAGAATCCATTAACACCCGAAAAGGGGTAGAACGGTGTTTGCGATACGCCTTTGAATATTGCCGCAAACGGAATAAAAAGAAGGAATTATTACTTTGTGGAAAGACCAATGTGTTAACTTATGCCTTTGACTTATGGGAACGCACCTTCCATGAACTAGCTCAAGAATATACAGATATTAAAATTCAATATGCCCACGTAGATGCCACTTGCATGTGGATGGTAAAAAATCCAGAGTGGTTTGATGTCATTGTTACTGATAATATGTTTGGTGACATTATTACTGATTTGGGAGCTATAATCCAAGGAGGTATGGGTATAGCGGCAGGAGCAAATATTAACCCTGAGGGAGTATCTATGTTTGAACCAATAGGGGGTTCAGCACCTAAATATGCAGGAAAAAACATGATCAATCCCTTGGCCGCTATCTGTGCAGGACAGATGATGTTAGAAACCTTAGGGGAAGAAAGGGCGGCGGCTGATGTGGAACAGGCAGTAATGAAAGCCCTTAAAAAAGACATAAAAAGCCTTTCGGCTGGGAAAATGGGTATGTCTACTTCTGAAGTGGGTGATTTGATTGCAAAATATGTTAGTGAAATTTAA
- the hisB gene encoding imidazoleglycerol-phosphate dehydratase HisB gives MRKSEIKRKTTETEIELCLNLDGSGQTKISSGIPFFDHMLCLFCVHGLFDLTLTARGDLEVDAHHVIEDIGICLGQAIKEALGKKEGINRYGQASVPMDESLAQVFIDLSGRPFFFYQGPPLVGQLGQFDLELTAEFFRALSNEAKMNLHIHLLYGENKHHCAEAIFKACGRSLRQAVCLDPRRLNIPSSKGVL, from the coding sequence ATGCGGAAGTCAGAGATTAAACGGAAAACTACCGAAACAGAAATAGAGCTATGTTTGAATCTGGATGGCTCAGGACAAACCAAAATCTCTTCAGGTATTCCTTTTTTTGACCACATGCTTTGTCTTTTTTGTGTGCATGGCCTATTTGATTTAACACTTACTGCCAGAGGAGATTTAGAGGTAGATGCACATCATGTAATAGAGGATATTGGCATTTGCCTGGGACAAGCCATAAAGGAGGCCTTAGGGAAGAAAGAAGGTATTAATCGCTATGGACAGGCATCTGTTCCTATGGATGAATCTTTAGCTCAGGTATTTATAGACCTATCAGGGCGGCCTTTTTTCTTCTATCAAGGTCCTCCTTTAGTAGGTCAATTAGGACAGTTTGATCTAGAATTAACAGCGGAATTTTTCAGGGCCTTAAGCAATGAAGCAAAGATGAATCTCCATATCCATCTTCTTTATGGAGAAAATAAACATCATTGTGCTGAAGCCATTTTCAAGGCATGCGGCCGTAGTTTAAGACAGGCTGTATGCCTTGATCCACGTCGTTTAAACATTCCTTCTTCTAAAGGAGTATTATAA